From the Leptospira sp. WS60.C2 genome, one window contains:
- a CDS encoding ribonuclease R family protein, translating into MDTYKIQRKIIEYLDQKAGKDITRQEIKKKFTESSEFKRPDPKSKKVKAFKRKEKVPRKEIEFLIDQLCNLLEEEGLLIPNKKYFTVANPFRLTGRISISRRGDGFISLPSKNEIFVPGPMTNTAITGDKVEVIPLGIGKKDRLEAEVTKVLKRGRILYRMRVREKTNKFVFGNFLDMLGEGKEGVLHVKSILKDSFDAININDVLIVKLKEGSEPQDNLYDVSFIRFESDTKEDSDLQRILMKYNYDPVHPDFIPLDFPEEVSEKTVSDWNQRTDLRDLYAVTIDGITAKDFDDAISFVDEGNRLRVWIHIADVSYYVEKGSALDKEAYERATSVYLANRVVPMLPPILSEDLCSLVANTNRLAFTVEMEASKTGEIYNAKFYKSIIKVKKRYTYEMAEEEIKAQDPNNWMYQVSLFTDALRKQRMKTGRIDLNLRETTITWNERKEPIGIENRERLTSHILIEELMLSANLKVDEFLRKKKIPTLHRIHEPMDEEKLETLNHFLQLNGYNVQIHDTSYPEIMKAVKEIQDNSVGKIFNYLLLRSFMQAYYGADPLGHWGLGFKDYCHFTSPIRRYPDLIVHRVLHATLLESEKVYSDSEIAVMGLHCSEEERRAADAERDIVKIKSFRYLESTGIKEFKSFIVGIRPSQIFVELDLSNLEGVLDKSEFTDEFEVIIKNDFSFYSKKYSKIFFIGDPVTVSLDRIDFEEIKVFLKLKDFKKEDTTLKKK; encoded by the coding sequence ATGGATACCTATAAAATACAAAGAAAAATTATCGAATATCTAGACCAGAAAGCTGGTAAAGATATCACAAGACAAGAGATCAAAAAAAAATTCACTGAATCAAGTGAATTCAAACGACCCGACCCAAAATCAAAAAAAGTAAAAGCATTCAAACGAAAAGAAAAGGTCCCGAGAAAAGAAATCGAATTTCTCATCGATCAACTTTGCAATCTTCTCGAGGAAGAAGGGTTACTAATACCAAACAAAAAGTATTTCACGGTTGCGAATCCTTTTCGACTCACTGGCCGAATTTCGATTTCTCGTAGAGGTGATGGATTCATTTCCTTACCTTCCAAGAATGAAATTTTTGTTCCCGGACCAATGACAAATACTGCAATCACAGGTGACAAAGTAGAAGTTATCCCCCTTGGTATTGGCAAAAAAGACAGACTCGAAGCAGAAGTCACTAAAGTTCTTAAACGAGGTAGAATACTTTACCGTATGCGTGTTCGAGAAAAAACAAATAAGTTTGTTTTCGGTAATTTTCTCGATATGTTAGGCGAAGGTAAAGAAGGTGTTCTCCATGTAAAATCCATTCTGAAAGATAGTTTTGACGCAATCAATATCAACGATGTTTTAATTGTAAAATTGAAAGAAGGCTCTGAGCCACAAGACAATCTTTATGATGTCAGCTTTATTCGGTTTGAATCTGATACAAAGGAAGACTCAGACTTGCAGCGTATCCTAATGAAATACAATTATGATCCTGTTCATCCTGACTTTATTCCTTTAGATTTTCCAGAGGAGGTTTCCGAGAAAACTGTTTCCGATTGGAACCAAAGAACTGACTTACGAGATCTATATGCAGTTACCATCGATGGAATCACAGCAAAGGACTTTGATGATGCCATTAGTTTTGTCGATGAAGGCAATCGTTTACGCGTATGGATTCATATTGCCGATGTTTCCTATTATGTAGAGAAAGGATCTGCTTTAGACAAAGAAGCATACGAACGAGCGACCTCCGTCTACTTAGCAAATCGAGTGGTTCCAATGTTACCACCGATTTTATCAGAAGATCTGTGTAGTCTTGTGGCGAATACCAATCGTCTAGCTTTTACGGTTGAAATGGAAGCGAGCAAAACTGGTGAAATTTATAACGCTAAGTTTTATAAGTCCATCATCAAGGTAAAAAAACGTTATACCTATGAAATGGCGGAAGAGGAGATCAAAGCCCAAGATCCAAACAATTGGATGTACCAGGTTTCATTATTCACAGATGCTCTCCGCAAACAAAGGATGAAAACAGGAAGGATCGACTTAAATCTCCGTGAGACTACAATCACATGGAATGAAAGAAAAGAGCCTATAGGTATCGAGAATCGAGAACGACTTACGAGTCACATTCTCATTGAAGAACTTATGTTATCCGCTAACTTAAAGGTGGATGAATTCTTACGTAAGAAAAAGATTCCGACACTTCACCGAATCCACGAACCTATGGATGAGGAAAAATTAGAAACTCTGAATCATTTCTTACAACTCAATGGATACAACGTTCAAATTCATGATACAAGTTATCCTGAAATCATGAAAGCCGTGAAAGAAATTCAGGATAATTCCGTTGGAAAGATTTTCAATTATCTTTTACTTAGAAGTTTTATGCAGGCCTATTATGGAGCAGACCCACTAGGCCACTGGGGACTTGGTTTTAAAGACTATTGTCATTTTACGTCACCGATCAGACGATATCCCGATTTAATTGTTCATCGTGTGCTACATGCGACTCTACTGGAATCAGAAAAAGTATATTCTGATAGTGAAATCGCAGTAATGGGACTTCATTGTTCTGAGGAAGAACGACGCGCTGCCGATGCAGAACGAGACATCGTAAAAATTAAATCTTTTCGTTATTTGGAATCAACTGGAATCAAAGAATTTAAAAGTTTCATAGTTGGCATTCGACCATCTCAAATATTTGTGGAATTAGATCTTTCTAATTTGGAAGGTGTTCTCGATAAATCAGAGTTCACTGATGAGTTTGAAGTCATTATCAAAAATGACTTTTCCTTCTATTCCAAGAAATACTCTAAGATTTTCTTTATTGGAGATCCAGTCACTGTTAGTTTGGATAGAATCGATTTTGAAGAAATAAAGGTTTTTTTGAAATTAAAGGATTTCAAAAAAGAAGATACAACACTCAAGAAAAAATAA
- a CDS encoding alkaline phosphatase family protein, whose product MIVLMVLVNCKWERDYKRAAFFSMQPDTDLILAPYPFNIFDREARDAITLSHYSKEDIKNILEENDLSWDHLNSQWQLELEEEEFSKEVNYTSHYTQYSYDTEIPIWIYGPKWFQKGVYSDEIFQQHIPSIYAKILHFDFQNKIPLNALNKIFKETKEKPEIIVTIVVDQGGKQLYKAHKGSYPFLESLSNNSTYFKKGKVAHLESHTAVGHMAIGTGAFPKDAHIFSNEVYTYIDGKVNHRPVYQGANNSFDISELNVASFSDVWDLYLNNDPVIISQCYANRAAVGMAGHGKEFQILKNSSSQTLPDADFVYWQDVKNLSWETYSNAYKKPISTQKYNLYQYYIANQKNIQTHFEAKNPIDLLTKIHHFQASEFQVKMDGALFRDTIEETILKQNKHKDGKTDLAYLTLKATDAVGHLYGWETKEAKKVLQATDEEIKIIYDFLKANYGDQFVLLVTADHGAAPMPEISNGLFLTHEDFFTKVNELLPESERKKTSLVKWVAHSQLSLNKELMKQYQISEKMVINKILSIEVNQKKFFRKIWKRDEIPNVSL is encoded by the coding sequence ATGATTGTCTTAATGGTTCTGGTGAATTGTAAATGGGAAAGAGATTACAAACGAGCTGCCTTTTTTTCAATGCAACCTGATACTGATTTAATTCTTGCTCCCTATCCATTTAATATCTTTGATCGGGAAGCCCGGGATGCAATCACTCTTTCTCACTATTCTAAAGAAGATATTAAAAATATATTAGAAGAAAATGATCTTTCCTGGGATCACCTAAATTCTCAATGGCAATTGGAATTGGAGGAAGAAGAATTTTCAAAAGAAGTCAATTACACCTCCCATTATACTCAGTATTCCTATGATACAGAAATACCGATATGGATCTATGGACCCAAATGGTTTCAAAAAGGTGTGTATTCTGATGAAATTTTCCAACAACACATTCCTTCCATCTATGCAAAAATTCTGCATTTTGACTTCCAAAACAAAATCCCGCTTAACGCTCTAAATAAAATTTTTAAAGAAACAAAAGAAAAACCAGAAATCATTGTAACAATCGTTGTGGACCAAGGTGGAAAACAACTCTACAAGGCACATAAAGGATCATACCCATTTTTGGAATCTTTGAGTAACAATTCTACCTATTTTAAAAAAGGGAAAGTGGCTCATTTAGAGTCTCATACAGCTGTTGGGCACATGGCAATTGGCACTGGTGCTTTTCCAAAAGATGCACACATTTTTTCAAATGAGGTTTATACATACATAGATGGAAAGGTAAACCATCGGCCAGTCTATCAGGGAGCAAACAATAGTTTTGATATAAGCGAATTGAATGTCGCTAGCTTTTCTGATGTTTGGGATCTTTATCTTAATAATGATCCTGTTATCATTAGTCAATGTTATGCGAATCGAGCAGCAGTAGGAATGGCCGGTCATGGAAAAGAATTTCAAATTCTTAAAAATTCCTCTTCACAAACTTTACCTGATGCTGATTTTGTTTACTGGCAAGACGTTAAAAATTTATCATGGGAAACCTATTCGAATGCTTATAAAAAACCGATTTCTACCCAAAAATATAATCTCTATCAATATTACATTGCTAATCAAAAGAATATCCAAACCCATTTTGAAGCCAAGAATCCAATTGATCTCTTAACAAAAATCCATCATTTCCAAGCATCGGAATTCCAAGTAAAAATGGATGGTGCATTGTTTCGAGACACGATAGAAGAAACGATTCTAAAACAAAACAAACACAAAGATGGAAAAACTGACTTAGCCTATTTAACTTTAAAAGCAACTGATGCGGTTGGCCATTTGTATGGTTGGGAAACAAAAGAAGCAAAAAAAGTTTTACAAGCAACAGATGAGGAAATCAAGATTATCTATGATTTTCTAAAAGCAAACTACGGAGATCAGTTTGTTCTTTTAGTCACAGCAGACCATGGTGCTGCACCAATGCCTGAAATTTCTAATGGTTTATTCTTAACTCATGAGGATTTTTTTACTAAGGTAAATGAATTATTACCTGAATCCGAAAGAAAAAAAACATCACTAGTTAAATGGGTAGCACACTCTCAGTTATCTCTTAACAAAGAATTGATGAAACAATACCAAATTTCTGAGAAGATGGTGATTAATAAAATATTATCGATTGAGGTGAATCAGAAGAAGTTTTTTCGAAAGATATGGAAACGTGATGAAATTCCGAATGTATCCTTATAG
- a CDS encoding SDR family NAD(P)-dependent oxidoreductase — protein sequence MNLFDVKGKTVLITGASRGIGKTMALGFRDAGAIVYGAGSRPESIQWMEKEGIHGVVLDVRQEGAAYEVIGNIKSKHGKLDTLINNAGIATNTPASGFKEEELQNIVQTNYVGVFRSCQAYYKHHKKEGGNIINVASILGMVGSKLASVYSGTKGAVITLSKALAIEWCNNGYRVNVICPGLIDTDMTDMIKEKEFIMKQVLAGIPMGRLGKPEDILGAAIYLASDSSSYMTGQCIVLDGGLTAQ from the coding sequence ATGAATTTATTTGATGTGAAAGGCAAAACTGTTTTGATCACAGGCGCAAGCCGAGGAATTGGGAAAACAATGGCTCTTGGATTTCGAGATGCGGGAGCAATCGTTTACGGAGCAGGTTCAAGACCAGAATCAATTCAGTGGATGGAAAAGGAAGGAATCCACGGCGTCGTTTTAGATGTTCGTCAGGAAGGTGCTGCCTATGAAGTGATTGGAAATATTAAATCCAAACATGGAAAATTAGATACACTCATCAATAATGCGGGAATTGCAACCAACACTCCAGCTTCTGGTTTTAAGGAAGAAGAATTACAAAACATTGTACAAACAAATTATGTGGGTGTCTTTAGAAGTTGCCAAGCTTATTACAAACATCATAAAAAAGAAGGTGGAAATATCATTAATGTAGCTTCAATTCTCGGAATGGTCGGAAGTAAACTTGCTTCCGTTTATTCAGGAACAAAGGGAGCGGTCATTACATTGTCCAAGGCACTCGCAATCGAGTGGTGTAATAATGGATATCGTGTCAATGTAATCTGTCCAGGGCTCATCGATACCGATATGACAGACATGATCAAAGAAAAAGAATTTATCATGAAACAGGTATTAGCAGGGATTCCTATGGGTCGACTTGGAAAACCTGAAGATATTTTAGGTGCTGCCATTTATTTGGCATCTGATTCTTCCTCTTACATGACTGGCCAATGCATAGTTCTAGATGGGGGACTAACTGCTCAGTAG
- the tsaB gene encoding tRNA (adenosine(37)-N6)-threonylcarbamoyltransferase complex dimerization subunit type 1 TsaB translates to MNFLYFDTTQDWIHVLVGSFETGSTSEVKILSKRMEESPKEASYRLVEMIRTALNESNVLKPDLIIVPNGPGSFTGIRITVTTARDLSQLWEIPVIGFDSTLLYLVGMFDTIASLKTNQNSAIICLDGKQGKYYTKYFDGVQFSETKDQSPDDIIESLKSFTETPNKWYYTGSIPHFYPHHAVKIEATNLNLSSIMQYSLEQINPTELKEYNYLSLLPNYIRGTYVDQK, encoded by the coding sequence TTGAACTTTCTTTACTTCGATACCACCCAAGATTGGATTCATGTGTTAGTTGGTTCTTTTGAAACAGGATCAACTTCAGAAGTCAAAATTCTATCCAAAAGAATGGAAGAATCTCCCAAAGAGGCTTCTTATCGTTTAGTTGAAATGATCAGAACTGCACTGAATGAGTCGAACGTTTTGAAACCTGATTTGATCATCGTTCCTAATGGACCTGGTTCATTTACAGGCATTCGCATTACAGTCACGACTGCAAGAGATTTATCTCAGTTATGGGAGATCCCAGTGATTGGTTTTGATAGTACACTTCTTTATTTGGTTGGAATGTTTGATACTATCGCCTCGCTTAAAACAAATCAAAACTCAGCCATTATTTGTTTGGATGGAAAACAAGGAAAATACTATACAAAGTATTTTGATGGGGTTCAGTTTTCTGAGACTAAAGACCAAAGTCCTGATGATATCATCGAATCACTAAAAAGTTTCACAGAAACGCCTAACAAATGGTACTACACTGGCTCGATACCGCATTTTTACCCTCATCATGCAGTAAAAATTGAAGCGACAAACCTCAACTTATCGTCTATAATGCAGTATAGTTTGGAACAAATTAATCCAACAGAACTAAAAGAATATAACTATCTATCTCTCCTACCCAATTACATTCGTGGGACCTATGTAGATCAAAAATGA
- a CDS encoding Hsp33 family molecular chaperone HslO encodes MSDQVILGISNTHHYRFTIVNLTETAKEPMFLHSLNKEMSVFLSKTMMGALFLAEMTKNQQKVSIQWKDESNKQALAYSDRYGKMKSVAYSASHADGDIRNEFILGQGIMKVIRWDYDSDTYQSYTNLIEDTFEANFQKYLTESEQIRAIVGMDVIPFDFPGNDFSAKGIFFEALPEATEESFRFLHSKINGLITKESFWLQNIETMLHSLEAEIESPLEVLSKESPEFFCDCSRHKVADIIASLGKQEANSIIEEVGKIEITCEFCRTAYEFDSSDLETFFKE; translated from the coding sequence ATGTCTGACCAAGTTATTTTAGGAATCTCAAACACCCATCACTACCGATTTACGATTGTGAATCTGACTGAAACTGCGAAAGAACCGATGTTTCTCCATTCTCTAAACAAAGAAATGTCTGTTTTTTTATCCAAAACAATGATGGGAGCCCTATTCCTTGCTGAAATGACAAAGAACCAACAAAAAGTCAGTATCCAATGGAAAGATGAATCCAATAAACAAGCATTAGCTTACAGTGATCGCTATGGAAAAATGAAATCTGTAGCCTATTCGGCAAGCCATGCTGACGGGGACATTCGAAACGAATTTATTCTCGGGCAAGGAATTATGAAGGTGATTCGTTGGGATTATGATTCGGATACTTATCAGTCTTATACAAATTTAATCGAAGATACATTTGAAGCAAATTTTCAAAAATACCTAACCGAATCCGAACAAATCCGTGCGATTGTAGGAATGGATGTAATCCCTTTTGATTTTCCAGGGAATGATTTTTCTGCAAAGGGAATTTTTTTTGAAGCTCTACCGGAAGCAACAGAAGAAAGTTTTCGATTCCTTCATTCAAAAATCAATGGTCTGATCACAAAAGAATCCTTTTGGCTACAAAACATTGAAACGATGTTACATTCACTTGAAGCGGAAATTGAATCTCCTCTTGAGGTGTTGAGTAAAGAATCACCAGAATTTTTTTGCGATTGCTCAAGGCACAAAGTTGCCGACATCATTGCATCTCTTGGAAAACAAGAAGCCAACTCCATTATTGAAGAAGTTGGCAAAATCGAAATTACTTGTGAATTCTGCCGAACTGCTTATGAATTCGATTCTTCCGATCTGGAGACGTTTTTTAAAGAATGA
- a CDS encoding nucleoside triphosphate pyrophosphatase yields the protein MFVLKSASPRRKQILSDLGFTLLIQPEHIDETQRNNEPALSYLERMVHSKLGNQFEPNNVYLAADTIVVYKKEILHKPIDEEDAMRILKLLSGNIHSVYSGAAIQHSKGTHFFYEETEIQFWDWKEEEIRDYIKRCHPYDKAGSYGIQDGKGPVKIWRGSYTNVMGFPLRSFLARHELWIRSWEESIMRIN from the coding sequence TTGTTTGTACTAAAGTCAGCATCTCCCAGAAGAAAACAAATCCTGTCCGATTTGGGTTTTACGCTTCTAATCCAACCCGAGCACATCGATGAAACACAAAGAAACAACGAACCTGCCCTTTCCTATTTAGAACGAATGGTTCACTCTAAATTAGGGAATCAATTTGAACCAAACAATGTTTATTTGGCGGCAGATACCATCGTAGTCTACAAAAAGGAAATACTTCACAAACCAATCGACGAAGAAGATGCAATGCGTATTTTGAAACTGCTTTCGGGAAACATACATTCTGTGTATTCGGGAGCCGCCATCCAACATTCTAAGGGAACTCATTTTTTTTATGAGGAAACAGAAATCCAGTTTTGGGATTGGAAAGAGGAAGAAATCCGAGACTATATCAAACGGTGCCATCCCTATGATAAAGCTGGTTCCTACGGAATCCAGGACGGAAAGGGACCCGTGAAAATATGGAGGGGGTCTTATACAAATGTCATGGGATTTCCATTACGGAGTTTTCTGGCTCGCCACGAACTTTGGATTCGTTCGTGGGAAGAAAGTATTATGCGTATAAATTGA
- a CDS encoding L-threonylcarbamoyladenylate synthase: MIIYLHPENPEIRKLKQISERLKDGAIYIFPTDTVYAIIADAHSKTAVEKIYSIKKLPKDKPLSLLCKDISMASHFIEYLPNSAYRFMKRITPGPFTFVLKANKNLPKPSIAHHKDRQIGIRIPDHIYLSELLKIHDSPLTSTSAFSDDDFIIDIDDLETIYGNFVDGIVDGGIVKTELSTILQINDDSIQLIRAGKGYERIENEINALE, from the coding sequence ATGATCATTTATCTCCATCCTGAGAATCCAGAGATTCGTAAACTCAAACAAATTTCGGAACGTTTGAAGGATGGGGCAATTTATATTTTTCCAACCGATACTGTGTATGCAATTATTGCTGATGCACATTCCAAAACAGCAGTGGAAAAAATTTATTCCATCAAAAAATTACCGAAGGATAAACCCTTATCTCTTTTGTGTAAAGATATTTCAATGGCTTCTCATTTTATTGAGTACCTACCTAATTCTGCCTATCGATTTATGAAGCGGATCACTCCTGGTCCATTTACCTTTGTATTAAAGGCGAATAAGAATTTACCGAAGCCTTCCATTGCACACCACAAAGACAGACAAATCGGAATTCGGATTCCAGATCATATTTATCTCAGCGAATTATTAAAGATTCATGATTCCCCTTTAACTTCTACGTCTGCATTCAGTGATGATGATTTTATCATCGATATTGATGACCTTGAGACGATTTATGGCAATTTTGTTGATGGTATTGTTGATGGTGGAATTGTAAAAACAGAACTTTCTACCATTCTACAAATCAATGATGATTCCATTCAATTGATTCGAGCTGGGAAAGGTTACGAACGTATTGAAAATGAAATCAATGCTTTAGAGTGA
- the tsaE gene encoding tRNA (adenosine(37)-N6)-threonylcarbamoyltransferase complex ATPase subunit type 1 TsaE — translation MKANFLSLRENELTPIFSTLDQIIQKYLAKQKKPILLISGEMGAGKTTFIREWFSRYETNSLINSPTFSLYNIYDSPKFRLYHFDLYRIVSIDELENLGFEEIWGKDSVSAIEWWQKAESILPKQNRIYLTISSESFENRSYTIEWNNEDID, via the coding sequence ATGAAGGCAAACTTTCTCTCACTGAGGGAAAATGAGTTAACGCCTATTTTCTCAACTTTGGATCAGATCATTCAAAAATACCTGGCAAAACAAAAAAAACCGATCCTATTGATATCTGGCGAAATGGGAGCGGGAAAAACAACATTCATTCGGGAATGGTTTTCTCGTTACGAAACAAATAGTTTAATCAATTCACCTACATTCTCTTTATATAATATCTACGATTCACCTAAGTTTCGTTTGTATCATTTTGATTTGTATCGGATCGTATCGATTGATGAATTAGAAAATCTAGGTTTTGAGGAAATTTGGGGAAAGGATAGTGTTTCCGCTATTGAATGGTGGCAAAAAGCAGAATCCATTTTACCTAAACAAAATAGAATTTATCTAACCATTTCCTCTGAATCGTTTGAAAACCGATCATATACAATTGAATGGAATAACGAGGATATAGATTGA
- a CDS encoding CapA family protein — MRIKFVGDLMCHSSQISAYYDPKTKTYNSIKSFEYVSNTLQNANLTFGNLETTITERSDEYSGYPRFGSPVGYLKGLKQAGFDILSTANNHSADKGSYGIDTTIKSVIETGMIPIGTFTSEKDYHNRKDFFQEVNGIKIAIYNYTYSTNGIPVRDGRIVRLLNEEQIKADVTYAKENGIHFVILWYHYGNEYEEKPGANQIRWVNIGLDAGADIIIGGHPHVVQKIDYYQNPILNEDKLIAYSLGNFLSAQNRQYTDGGIILSFTLELNGQQEKKISQVQSEPIWVNPRSYQIIPIQMYKNSELPISLPKHLEKRMLEFEAHLKKIPGLGIPSL, encoded by the coding sequence GTGCGAATTAAGTTTGTTGGTGATCTTATGTGTCATTCCTCCCAAATTTCAGCTTATTACGATCCTAAAACAAAAACCTATAACTCCATCAAAAGTTTCGAATATGTTTCGAATACTTTACAAAATGCAAATTTAACTTTCGGTAATCTAGAAACTACGATTACAGAACGAAGCGACGAATACTCAGGGTATCCTAGATTTGGAAGTCCCGTTGGTTACTTAAAGGGATTGAAACAGGCAGGTTTTGACATTCTCTCCACTGCCAATAATCATTCTGCCGATAAAGGAAGTTATGGAATCGATACTACGATTAAAAGCGTGATCGAAACTGGAATGATTCCGATTGGCACTTTTACTTCGGAAAAAGATTATCACAATCGAAAGGATTTTTTCCAAGAGGTCAATGGAATTAAGATTGCCATTTATAACTATACCTACTCGACGAATGGAATTCCTGTTCGTGATGGACGAATTGTGCGATTGTTAAATGAGGAACAAATCAAAGCCGATGTAACCTATGCGAAAGAGAACGGAATTCATTTTGTGATTTTATGGTATCACTACGGAAATGAGTATGAGGAAAAACCAGGAGCCAACCAAATTAGATGGGTTAATATTGGACTCGATGCAGGAGCAGACATCATCATAGGTGGACACCCACATGTGGTGCAAAAAATAGATTATTACCAAAACCCAATTTTAAATGAAGACAAACTCATAGCCTATTCTTTAGGTAATTTTTTATCAGCACAAAATCGACAATATACGGATGGAGGAATCATTCTCTCGTTTACTCTTGAACTCAATGGACAACAGGAAAAAAAAATCTCGCAAGTGCAATCGGAACCTATTTGGGTCAATCCTAGATCGTATCAAATCATTCCAATTCAAATGTATAAAAACTCGGAACTTCCAATTTCACTACCTAAACACTTAGAAAAACGGATGTTAGAGTTTGAAGCTCATCTGAAAAAAATTCCTGGTCTAGGAATTCCATCACTCTAA
- the holA gene encoding DNA polymerase III subunit delta encodes METKKSQAREYNSLFQLFKTPAPQLPQFFAYAGEDSYEFELIVEHYRETLQKTLGAFEVILIVPESGEQTKLFAELFTPDMFYPKKLIIIKNATALFKPILDGKASNEWKDYATGFRKNITAVSDEIFALIHYDGKEVPKSLTELFQGTLSFFKTKVLYPNDYPKIFKEVCDQEQVHFEPNAIEEFIHRTPANVGAYIKSVKKLKQYLHRSKFTIEDVNSILFSQNELNTNVLVESLIQKRKIDFFKEFTKFNDQNSEILNFLTRLTYKLDEIRKIKVIRSRHNGEVPIPIMDELLKTGSYSEARKNFVRRQLVSDSANFTDKLLDLFYDQVIEMNIKFKSGLRDEEGKNYFIQKIMHLFALLQDKSSK; translated from the coding sequence ATGGAAACAAAAAAATCACAAGCGAGAGAATATAACTCCCTTTTTCAGCTTTTTAAAACTCCAGCACCGCAGCTTCCCCAATTTTTTGCCTATGCCGGAGAAGACTCCTACGAATTTGAACTGATTGTGGAGCACTACAGGGAAACTCTCCAAAAAACATTGGGAGCATTTGAAGTCATTTTGATTGTCCCTGAATCAGGAGAACAAACCAAATTATTTGCTGAATTGTTTACCCCTGACATGTTCTACCCGAAAAAACTCATCATCATCAAAAATGCCACAGCCTTATTCAAACCCATCTTAGATGGCAAAGCTTCTAATGAATGGAAGGACTACGCCACAGGTTTCCGAAAGAATATCACTGCAGTTTCAGATGAAATTTTTGCTCTTATCCATTATGATGGAAAAGAGGTTCCAAAAAGTTTAACGGAACTATTTCAGGGAACGCTTAGTTTTTTTAAAACGAAAGTTCTTTACCCAAACGATTATCCCAAAATTTTCAAAGAAGTTTGTGATCAAGAGCAGGTGCATTTTGAACCAAATGCAATTGAAGAATTTATACACCGAACACCTGCTAACGTAGGTGCTTACATTAAAAGTGTAAAAAAGTTAAAACAGTATCTACACAGATCTAAATTTACGATAGAGGATGTGAACTCAATCCTTTTCAGTCAGAATGAACTGAATACCAATGTTTTAGTCGAATCATTAATCCAAAAAAGAAAGATAGATTTTTTCAAAGAATTTACAAAATTTAACGATCAAAATTCAGAAATCCTAAACTTCCTCACGAGATTAACATACAAACTTGATGAAATCCGTAAAATCAAAGTGATCCGATCCAGACACAATGGCGAAGTCCCAATTCCGATTATGGATGAACTTTTAAAAACAGGAAGTTATTCGGAAGCAAGAAAGAATTTTGTCCGAAGACAGTTAGTCTCAGATTCTGCAAATTTTACTGACAAGTTGCTCGATTTGTTTTATGACCAAGTGATAGAAATGAACATTAAATTCAAATCAGGACTTCGTGATGAGGAAGGAAAAAATTACTTCATCCAAAAAATCATGCATCTATTCGCACTTCTTCAAGACAAATCTTCCAAGTGA